The nucleotide sequence AGTGTTTGGTCAGAAAGCAATGTGTCTGCAAAGGTTGCCTTCCTCTCCTTCTTGGTCAATCTATCAGAGAAGAAATCTGACGCTGACTCTATCACTGTTCCCACCTGATCAACCGTCCGAAGAACAGGACTTTTAACCCGCTTTCAGGGCATCAACATGCCGATAACATAAAAGATATACATCCTATATGCTTATGGTACAAAATCTAACGAACTATATCTTCACTGTAGCCAAAACCAGTAAAAAGCTTACCTGAAAGTATTTCGGGAGCACTTTCGATTTTGAAACACCTTTCTTGTAGTGTCTCTTCGGATCAATCACGTCTCTTAACTGTATCATGATCATCAACAGAAATACAATTGCAACTAGTTAATACCACCAACCtcaggataaaaaaaaaatacaatgacAAATCGAAGCAAGAAAAAGGATTTTGTATCCAAACCTATATCagcataatattttatttatttataaagtgAACAAACATAACTATAAAATTTTTGGATTTGACGAGATGGTTAAGCTTTTGAAAATAATGTTGGTTTCTACACCAAAACATGAACTCTGAGGGAAATCATTGTAATTAAGAATAAGGAATCATAGTGAAATTGTAAAGAAATCCAATTTTCATGAATTGCacatcaaacacaagtagaaaCAAACTGCTCTACACCAGACCGGGAAACTTggttatagaaaaaaaaaataaaaaagaaaagaaacaacgGTTGAAAAGCACACAAGTTGATAGACAATAATGggaatcaaatttacattcggAATTCCCATATAATACTTTATGCCCAAAAAACAAAGTGATTTCTTTAGCAGGCAAAAATAAAAGGCTCACGGAAGCATCTGTTTAAAGGGAACGGATCAGTCTTGAGGTCATTTCGCATATACTGAATAGTgatattgttattttttataatcAACCACAAGGACCAACTGAACTTCAAATCACTAGTTGAATGGCCTGTTCGAAGACACTTTCTGAATTTAAGGTTACTAGATTCAGGGCAAGTGCTTCAGAGATATTGCCAGGCAGCCCTAAGATCCATGAGATACCTATCTCCAAGGACATCTGTAAACCAAATGCTAACAGTCTGAAGTTCTTTGAGGCAAGGATACCTCGAATTTATCCATAACCCTATTAATGGCATGCACATTGGTCAATCTGAAACATGAGCCGATACATATCAACAGAACTACAGTTAACTAAGAGTATAAACCGGGAGGCCGAGTAATAGAGGGTGATTCCATACATTCAATAACTGAAGCTCCTTCTTCAACTCCGAGGTCATGGTTGGGGCTGGCATGTCAAACCTGTTTGACATTCACATCAAACAAACACCGGCcaatgagggaaaaaaaaacactttgaaAAGATTGTCCTCGAAACTCGATAAACCCACATATAGACATCCAAAAAAAACCATTTTATTAGATAAAATTATAAACAAGTAACCGAATTTGAGTAAAAGGATAAATCATGTTGTTGTAAATGGAGATGAGGTACCAATTTTTGCCAGATGTATCTTTGAGTTGCTTCCGAAGGAGCTTGTTCAGCTTTCTGGGATTGTTGGGAGGGACGAAGAGCCCATCAACGAGGTCCTTGTCTGGTTTATAGAGTGAAGTGCTATCTGGGAAATTGTGATTGTTATCAGACAGTTTTACGGTTGCAGAAGAGAGGGGAGGTAGCTTTGGCTCCCATGAAAGTCCAAGAACTGGCTTCTTCTCTGTCATTCTCTCCTGCAATTCAGCTTCCGATTCAAAGCTCCTCCGTTCCGGTCTTGGCGTCTTGGCTTTCCACCGCCCACGAATATGAAGTCCACCTTCAACCCTAGTATTATTGACCTAGTCACTTTTGAGTTGGACTTGTCATGAGGGGTACATTTTTGTATTGAATAATGATTGAGATCTCAAAAAATGATCTCACATTttttggatgtgaagtgagccctacatgtgtgtttttaattaatgattattttaatatcacatagatttgaaggactttttttttttttgagagaaatgCGAACTTCTATTAAAACAACGCAACACAATACATACAGGAATAGACTACTCGATtacaatataaaaataaaagcacTCCTACTACATCAAGGGTAAAAGATTGACTCAGAACAACAACAAATGCCACAAACAGGTAAAAATAGAGTTTAAACTCGTTTGAAGAGGTAGGCAGAGGTCGGAAAGCAGCAAAAGCACGATTAAGGATTGCCTTGAAACCTCGCCAAAGAATGGAGTATGTACTGTAGTCTTGAGCCATATTCTTTACATTGTGATGATCATATTTTGAGAATCTCTAACATTGTCTTTTTGTATTTTGGTATATCATAATGTTATTGTCGAAGATTTGCCTTTTTATATTCAAAGGTAGGGAACATTGTTTAGTTAATTAGCTGCAGCTTATCTTGATATATTGATATGAATGTTGTGTAAGTGCTGTATTTTGACAAACTGGCAACTGGAATAAGGGATATACTGTGCCCGTTTGTTAGAGTGGTTGTGTTGATTTCAACGCTAGCGGTTAAGgtgtggaaaaaaaattgaatttaaagctgtgaaataaacTGTGAGGTGTTTAGTAGAGCTGTTAACTGTTCTTAGCGGTTAGGTTgggtaaatatattttgtttatattttttcattttaattttttatttcaataaaaaattaattataaatttaataaataaataatgattattcatttataaatatactttattaagtaaaaataataattactttaggggaatatttaaataaatttgtaatataatatatactgcatatataaatgaaagaaaatgtcaaattaaaactatatatttttataattattaatatatatttataattataaatctaaTTTATTTAGTCTAAATATATCTTAGTTGGGGTTTATTAgtaatatttattattcaagTAGGTCCTATCATGTTTTgttatttaaaaaatgaaagttTGACTTTAAAATACGTGGGGCCcgcacaaaaaaaatatataaaaagagtGAGGGCAGTTAAAGCTCTCACAAACTCCATTTTGGAGCTCATGATTTGAGAGCGATATTAGGGCAGTACCTCAAATTTCACCTATTTGGTGAAGCGGTCTCACTCTACGGATCAGTTCACCAAACACAGTTACTATTAACTAAATGACTCCATTTAGTTGAAAGAATTTATTGGTTGTACTCACTGAGTTTGAAGTGATACAATGACTTATATGTTAACAACAAtgtataaatttaataaaacaaaataataaataagatCAATGAAAATTTgtgtaaaaataaatttatcagTCGTGATATTGGAGCATTGGAGTTTGTTTACTAGTAAAATtatcatataaataaaatttgataaatacttacagaaaaaaatgatgatgtACATATAGCTAAtctattttatcttatttttgggttattattaaaaaattaaaaataatataaataaaatttcaaaaacaaatactCATAGATAATAAGATATTAATGTGGGTATTTAAAAAGGATTAATAATGTATTTGATAATGACACAATTGTAACTAAATCAAATACATGAGATACCTGAGACTATTGTGTCTCACAAATAGGAGTAGTAGAGTTTGTTTACAATTGAAATTAtcatataaacaaaaatttGATAAGTATTGTACCAACAACGAAAAAGATAATGATGTACTATTAGATGATATGGTATTAGTCAACACAGCATGATATGGTATTAGTCAACATTCAACACGGCATGATATGA is from Tripterygium wilfordii isolate XIE 37 chromosome 14, ASM1340144v1, whole genome shotgun sequence and encodes:
- the LOC120015047 gene encoding rRNA-processing protein fcf2-like, encoding MTEKKPVLGLSWEPKLPPLSSATVKLSDNNHNFPDSTSLYKPDKDLVDGLFVPPNNPRKLNKLLRKQLKDTSGKNWFDMPAPTMTSELKKELQLLNLRDVIDPKRHYKKGVSKSKVLPKYFQVGTVIESASDFFSDRLTKKERKATFADTLLSDQTLGQYRKRKVRDIEEQNRPGGNEKWKIRGRQSWKRAKQRRH